The DNA window GGTCAACGAGACTGTTAATTTATCGGTGTCGCTGAACTCGTTAAATTCCAGTCCCATTAAACAGGAGGTTGTCGAGGAGGACTCGCAGGATTCGGTGCACCTGGGCAGAGCGAGGAAGAGAAGGCGTACGCAGGCTGAAGCGTTCATCAAGGACAATACCGACTACTACAAGTTTGAAACGCCTGGTAGCAGGTTAAGGTATCAGGCTCCGTTGACTGGTATCAAGGACACTACCGCCGTAGATGGCAGCAGGGAACACGGAACGGCGAAGAAATCGAGTTCGCATGAACCGGAAAATTGCAAGTTGCAGACCGACGGTGTCGTCAAGAAAGTTTATCCGTCCAAGCCGTCACCGGAGATTGAGAAGATGCAGTTCTCCTTTGAGTCGGTGCCTATGTCCGAGCCGTGGTATCAAACGTATCAGCGTCAGGATACGGGCGCCGAGTTCTGGCATTGCTTTAGCGAGTGCGACACGATGAAGCCGTTTCTCCTGCCGTACGAGATCGAGAACTTTCACGAGACACTGCTGAAGGCGCAGAGTAGAATTGACAGCGGCAGAAGACGGGGCCGTGGTCGTGGTGTAGGATGCATGGGACGCTCGCCGAGAAAGAGTCCACGTTGCCACGCGTCTACGTTGGCTATTATGTCCACCATAATCCGCAAAAGGGAGCAACAATCGACTCTGTCCACGATAGAGGAGTCACCGGCTGCCAGATCACGCATGAACACGCCCAAGCTCGAGCAAAAATTGGATCCCAAATTGGACGTGGACGAGGAAGTTAAAGAGATAGCGAAAACGATCGACGAGTTGCTGAGCGCGAAAGGAATGAGCGAATTGGACGACTCGTTCGAGCCCGACTTCGATTTGACACAGACCGAGAGTTTCTGTGAGACAAACCTGCCAAAAGGCGCGCCGCCAAATCTGCTGGAACTGCTCGACAACTGTCAAGACATGACCAACTGTCTGGAGAACAACTCGTCGTGCGCCAGTTCGGAATGCGGTGAAGCAAACGCGGATATTCCGTTGAGACGACGGAAACGTAGAAAAAATCGGACTGGTTGGCCGGTTGGCAACaagatgaaaaagaaaatacaggCGAACAGTAAGGTCTTGACGGATTGTGACAGGGAATCGTTGGTAGAGAAGAGGCTCTATCCGGATGGCGATTTTGCCGAACGTCACGTGCTGAACGCGTCCAACAGATTGTTAGAAGGGATTGATTCTCACGCGGTCACACCAACGTCGATGAACGTCGCGTTGCCAACGGCTGCGGAGCGTTTGGCTGTCAATCAGAGTAACGCTTCATTGGAAACCGCGTCTCATAAATCGTATCATGAGGTGCTCGCGAAAAAGGACAGAAGCGTAGCAGAAGCTATCGGCAGTGACAATACGAGCCTATCGGCGAACAATACGGACAGCTGTGTGAAATCCATCTTGGAGAACGCATGCGACGATGGGACGAACAAGACTCACTTGTCGAGCAAAGATTATCCGTGTAGAAAGGATCTTTCGGGGATGTCGGAGAAAATCTCGGATTCGGGTAACGATGAGAATCACGACAACCACCAGAAGAGTCTGTTCGGCAGAAAGGACGTCAACACGATCGGTGAGAATCTGGTCGCAAATCTGATCACGAAGTCGTCGTCCGGAATCGGCAGGAAGCAACGGCAGCGCGAGCATACCGTTGTTACCAGTGCCGACAGCTGCGAATCGGCGGAGATCGAGAATCAGAACAATCTGCAGTTGCAGTGTAGAAAGGAGGAGACCGGTATAGTTCCTAAGAAACACCACAATTCCAGTTCCGAGCTGTCAGGACCGAAGCGGCAGCTGCGTGGTGGCGGTAACTGCGAGGAGAACTCGCAGTCAGACTCGACGGGATCTGAATTACTGAAGCGTCGTCGCGGCATCGTGTTTGCCGCGACGAGGCGCGGTCGAATGGGCTCGCGAAAGCGGATCTACTCGAGGAAACGTCAGTCAAGGACGGCCGTCGCTCGCAACAACAACGCCAGCCTATCGTCGCCCGATCGCGTCGGGATGATATACGAGGACGAGAATTGTAAAAAGGACGCCTACTTGAGTATTACGTCGTGTAACAAGAAGCAGTCGCCAGGCTCCGCGATCCGCGGCGGCGTGAAGCGCAAGAGTGAGGCGATTTCGTCGTCGGACAATGTCCAGGAGCCATCGTCTGATCCAACGGTGGATCAGTGCGCGTTGTCGGAGCGCGTTAGTCCGTCGATATTGTCGTCTACCGAGCTCGAGCAACGTCGCTCAAGCATCGAGTTCCAACCGGTTGTACGAATGATGAAACTCGACGACCAGGTGGATATGGATCACGGTATACTGTCGACAGTGACGGTGGCAAGCAATCGGCGACTGAGAAGCTCTGGCAGTTCGCCACGTTCGAACCCCAAGCCACCGAGGAAGCGCGTTAAGTCCGCCCGCGGGCACTTCGGGCGATGGTTGAAGAACAGCTGAAGACCTGGGGAACGCAGACGCAAAAGAAAGAGGCTGTACCTCGGTTTAGATTTCAATGATGGCGGTTATCAGGTGTCGATCTCACGATCCGATATTTCGTTCCACCGCAGTGTAcattgtgtataaaaatattatttgtgtacgtagaataatatttaacattgcatcatagtattatatatatataaatattatatatatatatacatatatatatatatatatatatctttagtGATACCATTCTACTTAGTAATGTTCTTTCAGGTGGTTAGTTTTAACACTCCCCACCCGGTATGTCCTACTGTGTACATTCTTTAGATGCGGTCGTTGTGTTCTCAGAGGCAGAATAGTTACAATCTTTTTTACTAGTACCAAGTCGTtccttattttctatttttttcttccatcGTTTTATGTAAACGAAAATTGTGTACCACTTTAATGACACTCATTTTCATGCAGATCAtgattaaagattatttagaatacattattatatattttagagtACGCAAGACTGCATACAGCTTTATAACATTGTAaccacacatacacataacatacacatacacacaccaCACATACTCACATATATTTCCGTTATATtgtgtatattattgaaaggtaatattctatattttcgaTTCCCCAATATATCcaaatacattatttcaaGCAAAATTGCTGTAAGTCGCTCATGAGTTcagaaagagaaattattattaaagatatgcaaatttttcattaaaagtcATTTTATTGCACCTCTGATTACAAATGACCTTCCTTAGATTAAATTATGCCAGATACATCCATTTAACTCTAGTCTAATTTTAGATGCAGcgttcttttttattctaagtataatttgaaaactaATTAATGAGCTAATGTGTGGCAAAGATTATGCAGTGTGATAATTGATtacaattctaaaataaaacttttgtatttttagaaacaaaaattaaataatgtaaattttgatcaatttaattCCTTTGATGGATTCAATTGGAAATTAGTGTTGGTTCTTCAGTCCATAAGTTAAAAATGACAACCTTtgtatataagttttatttattccttaaagctaaaaattacattttaatttgtattctagaagaaatttattacataaccTGTGTTACGTCAAGCCTTCGCGTTCGCGAAATGCTTTCTTCATTTCGTCTCGCTTCTTTCTCTTGTAATCTTTTTGCAACTGCTGTTTTTTCTCGAGGGCATGTATCTGGGCTTCAATGGAGCGCTCCTTGTTCAACAAATT is part of the Monomorium pharaonis isolate MP-MQ-018 chromosome 2, ASM1337386v2, whole genome shotgun sequence genome and encodes:
- the LOC105831656 gene encoding uncharacterized protein LOC105831656, which codes for MVSPSKHQYQQQQQQQEQQQQLRRPSRENNKFDPRRTSDIRIRKGPQPLEEKSFYLDIKNHAVAAKLEAQIRELGGVVELFLVRSVNLVASDRVDKAGNTNLERHRWAYASGGSGGPRSLKSIEVPTPTPPTPLLSSECPSSNSTLRGQTTQRSKSRVDAMLERALTQPQQCSVDPLNNAHTWRIPIWTTDKFQIWLDKVYESVKNNSNLKQINQHSSTRVKHLKRPYVKFDSIYRTTRPVFLELSSWPTLNFDGDPGSCPFDVKKQEKRESKLINKEVKENKRDIESINKAEGREMTRRPRATTARARRTEQLVAGYCELCHIHYNDLSKHVQSEQHLNFVGNDDNFLSLDTLINAGANVEAFLKLNRTKDIEKDCDLFPNGNDNLHNVVLPEEKVNKNTKSLSNFTVDEIKMVNGARRNLNLKLSSPHNLRTRTKHESGHLLRSKGSPWHEVDKSEKFYDKLEGFTIKKRSKGTIWIEEDDPDEKYTEDILKEPKQEDYKIKPFSNNIEFYNSKDDNINKEDNVNNKHSNLDPPKLQSIIVHRNAQNGIINSRHISEDPDYLNGKNECNGDENAGVLECTIKQIDVVNNGYVIGGCKDDSFQRDSCALQGAEKVAIENARKLSSNNANNEIICNGHNKTEQQKDLKASSQSVENTRHMKLLKHPRLNRRGRNIRGRYRHRLSVEERLIEDNRAYYKVEVLGNKLRSSAVPSGGNPQHVSAKDGEEDEEKKEMPSSQEKPVVVRFKRVRKSELSLLSDEAESFMFGEPKRDDSSERTTSDGEQSSILPRDTDSEVNETVNLSVSLNSLNSSPIKQEVVEEDSQDSVHLGRARKRRRTQAEAFIKDNTDYYKFETPGSRLRYQAPLTGIKDTTAVDGSREHGTAKKSSSHEPENCKLQTDGVVKKVYPSKPSPEIEKMQFSFESVPMSEPWYQTYQRQDTGAEFWHCFSECDTMKPFLLPYEIENFHETLLKAQSRIDSGRRRGRGRGVGCMGRSPRKSPRCHASTLAIMSTIIRKREQQSTLSTIEESPAARSRMNTPKLEQKLDPKLDVDEEVKEIAKTIDELLSAKGMSELDDSFEPDFDLTQTESFCETNLPKGAPPNLLELLDNCQDMTNCLENNSSCASSECGEANADIPLRRRKRRKNRTGWPVGNKMKKKIQANSKVLTDCDRESLVEKRLYPDGDFAERHVLNASNRLLEGIDSHAVTPTSMNVALPTAAERLAVNQSNASLETASHKSYHEVLAKKDRSVAEAIGSDNTSLSANNTDSCVKSILENACDDGTNKTHLSSKDYPCRKDLSGMSEKISDSGNDENHDNHQKSLFGRKDVNTIGENLVANLITKSSSGIGRKQRQREHTVVTSADSCESAEIENQNNLQLQCRKEETGIVPKKHHNSSSELSGPKRQLRGGGNCEENSQSDSTGSELLKRRRGIVFAATRRGRMGSRKRIYSRKRQSRTAVARNNNASLSSPDRVGMIYEDENCKKDAYLSITSCNKKQSPGSAIRGGVKRKSEAISSSDNVQEPSSDPTVDQCALSERVSPSILSSTELEQRRSSIEFQPVVRMMKLDDQVDMDHGILSTVTVASNRRLRSSGSSPRSNPKPPRKRVKSARGHFGRWLKNS